One genomic segment of Rhinopithecus roxellana isolate Shanxi Qingling chromosome 6, ASM756505v1, whole genome shotgun sequence includes these proteins:
- the LOC104681408 gene encoding uncharacterized protein LOC104681408 — MKGDGMAEGTLTWRKDNELTPLCPMLGTVLVHPTGHAQQTEEQLWDEKMKSKMQQGSDVTVGTALWGQGRPSSSAPAHSDTDLVTPLSWPDPAMGTRLLCWVVLGFLGTDHTGAGVSQSPRYRVTKRRQEVALRCDPISGHEYLYWYQQAPGQGPEFLIYFRDDAQLDKSGLLSSRFSAERPKGSVSTLKIQHTEQGDAAVYLCASSLATEWHGRLLPVHKPHPSLSLLLLETLSRGLSFILIFHGKGVDLDIGCPLESPRLILASSPQTPTGFFCQVQDTGMALSVS; from the exons ATGAAAGGAGATGGGATGGCAGAGGGGACCCTGACTTGGAGGAAAGACAATGAGCTCACCCCTTTGTGCCCTATGTTAGGGACAGTGTTGGTGCATCCTACAGGACATGCCCAGCAGACAGAGGAGCAGCTGTGGGATGAGAAGATGAAATCAAAGATGCAGCA AGGAAGTGATGTCACTGTGGGAACTGCCCTGTGGGGACAAGGACGTCCGTCATCCTCTGCTCCTGCTCACAGTGACACTGATCTGGTAACGCCCCTGTCCTGGCCTGACCCTGCCATGGGCACCAGGCTCCTCTGCTGGGTGGTCCTGGGTTTCCTAGGGACAG ATCACACAGGTGCTGGAGTCTCACAGTCCCCAAGGTACAGAGTCACAAAGAGGAGACAGGAGGTAGCTCTCAGGTGTGACCCAATTTCGGGTCATGAGTACCTTTACTGGTACCAACAGGCCCCTGGGCAGggcccagagtttctgatttactTCCGGGATGATGCTCAACTAGACAAATCAGGGCTGCTCAGTAGTCGGTTCTCTGCAGAGAGGCCCAAGGGATCCGTCTCCACTCTGAAGATCCAGCACACAGAGCAGGGGGATGCGGCCGTGTATCTCTGTGCCAGCAGCTTAGCCACAGAGTGGCACGGTCGCCTCCTTCCTGTTCACAAACCTCATCCTTCTCTCTCATTGCTGCTACTAGAGACCCTTAGTAGAGGCCTCTCTTTCATCCTCATTTTTCATGGGAAAGGAGTAGATTTGGACATCGGCTGCCCATTAG AATCACCAAGGCTCATCCTCGCCAGCTCCCCACAGACGCCAACAGGATTTTTCTGCCAGGTGCAGGACACAGGAATGGCTCTGTCTGTCTCTTAG